The Vicia villosa cultivar HV-30 ecotype Madison, WI unplaced genomic scaffold, Vvil1.0 ctg.000074F_1_1, whole genome shotgun sequence genome window below encodes:
- the LOC131623599 gene encoding transcription factor bHLH153 isoform X1, which produces MIASSFCNADSMFSIEEGIDVRKMMEHKRTLCSVDQSNYNSIASKKQKPDLSITTKDRKEKIGERVVALQQLVSPYGKTDTSSVLKEAMEYIGFLHKQVKLLSAPYLETTPATQMQDCLPLQDTESCSLRSRGLCLVPVSFTIGVAEGNGADIWAPIKTTSPGSENDVSQSQ; this is translated from the exons ATGATAGCTAGCTCCTTCTGCAATGCTGATTCTATGTTTTCT ATTGAAGAGGGGATAGATGTTAGAAAGATGATGGAACATAAAAGGACCCTTTGCTCTGTTGATCAAAGCAATTATAATTCAATTGCATCTAAAAAGCAAAAGCCTGATTTATCGATCACCACTAAG GATAGAAAGGAAAAGATTGGTGAACGAGTTGTTGCTCTACAGCAGCTTGTTTCTCCATATGGAAAG ACAGATACATCTTCTGTTCTAAAGGAGGCGATGGAATACATAGGGTTCCTTCATAAACAAGTTAAG CTGCTTAGTGCCCCTTATCTCGAAACTACACCAGCAACCCAGATGCAG GATTGTTTACCTTTGCAGGATACAGAGTCATGCAGCTTGAGGAGTAGAGGGTTATGTCTTGTTCCTGTATCATTTACTATTGGAGTTGCCGAGGGCAATGGTGCAGACATTTGGGCTCCAATCAAGACCACTTCGCCCGGTTCTGAGAATGATGTTTCTCAAAGTCAGTGA
- the LOC131623601 gene encoding uncharacterized protein LOC131623601 has protein sequence MKERSIGMYQYRFVVAVTVVLALSYGVSSEQLSSRECENLGFTGLALCSDCNTLSEYVKDKELVSDCLKCCADDSNDATTKITYSGALLEVCMRKLVFYPEIVGFIEDEKDQFPSVKVQYIFNSPPKLIMLDNAGQHKETIRIDNWKREHILQYLREKVKPSAAAA, from the exons ATGAAGGAACGCTCTATCGGTATGTATCAGTACAGGTTCGTCGTTGCCGTTACGGTGGTGCTGGCTCTGAGTTACGGTGTTTCATCGGAACAACTGAGCTCAAGAGAATGCGAGAATCTCGGTTTCACCGGACTCGCTTTGTGCTCTGACTGCAATACTCTATCCGAGTATGTCAAAGACAAAG AGTTGGTATCGGATTGTCTCAAGTGTTGTGCGGATGACTCCAATGATGCCACTACTAAG ATTACGTACTCTGGAGCATTACTGGAAGTTTGCATGAGGAAACTTGTTTTCTATCCTGAAATTGTTGGCTTtattgaagatgaaaaagaccAGTTCCCTTCAGTTAAAgttcaatatatttttaattccCCACCAAAGCTAATTATGCTGGATAATGCGGGGCAACATAAAGAAACAATCAG AATTGATAATTGGAAACGCGAGCATATACTGCAGTATCTGCGAGAGAAGGTAAAACCTTCAGCGGCAGCTGCTTGA
- the LOC131623599 gene encoding transcription factor bHLH153 isoform X2 — protein MIASSFCNADSMFSIEEGIDVRKMMEHKRTLCSVDQSNYNSIASKKQKPDLSITTKDRKEKIGERVVALQQLVSPYGKTDTSSVLKEAMEYIGFLHKQVKLLSAPYLETTPATQMQDTESCSLRSRGLCLVPVSFTIGVAEGNGADIWAPIKTTSPGSENDVSQSQ, from the exons ATGATAGCTAGCTCCTTCTGCAATGCTGATTCTATGTTTTCT ATTGAAGAGGGGATAGATGTTAGAAAGATGATGGAACATAAAAGGACCCTTTGCTCTGTTGATCAAAGCAATTATAATTCAATTGCATCTAAAAAGCAAAAGCCTGATTTATCGATCACCACTAAG GATAGAAAGGAAAAGATTGGTGAACGAGTTGTTGCTCTACAGCAGCTTGTTTCTCCATATGGAAAG ACAGATACATCTTCTGTTCTAAAGGAGGCGATGGAATACATAGGGTTCCTTCATAAACAAGTTAAG CTGCTTAGTGCCCCTTATCTCGAAACTACACCAGCAACCCAGATGCAG GATACAGAGTCATGCAGCTTGAGGAGTAGAGGGTTATGTCTTGTTCCTGTATCATTTACTATTGGAGTTGCCGAGGGCAATGGTGCAGACATTTGGGCTCCAATCAAGACCACTTCGCCCGGTTCTGAGAATGATGTTTCTCAAAGTCAGTGA